The following are encoded together in the Weissella soli genome:
- a CDS encoding YpmS family protein: MATKVMQNYNKLGFLRPSRDRVQGMIAGIGGTLVVLVVLATTLLFLPTNGQINEGTKQNIGKAAFVVSVNRTQLNALVDQYLNSDPKLKDKLRLEMGKHDMMVYGTQKLLGQSVDFGIRMKPEVTKHGSITLHAESIAVGQLPLPVTFIMRALKNMANLPVWMQVDAQQKTITIDMGKTPKMQGVQFKAVKINPEKNQFVFKGGFE; this comes from the coding sequence TTGGCTACAAAAGTAATGCAAAATTATAACAAGCTCGGTTTTTTACGCCCTTCGCGGGATCGCGTGCAAGGCATGATTGCTGGTATTGGTGGTACCTTAGTCGTCCTGGTGGTGCTTGCCACAACCCTGCTTTTTCTGCCAACTAATGGCCAGATCAATGAAGGCACCAAACAAAATATCGGCAAGGCGGCCTTCGTGGTCAGTGTCAACCGCACCCAACTTAATGCACTGGTCGACCAATACTTAAATTCAGATCCTAAGTTGAAGGATAAGCTTCGTTTAGAGATGGGCAAGCATGACATGATGGTATATGGTACCCAAAAGTTATTGGGTCAGTCGGTCGACTTTGGCATTCGTATGAAACCAGAGGTGACAAAACATGGTAGTATCACGCTCCACGCTGAATCGATTGCGGTGGGTCAGCTACCACTACCGGTCACATTTATCATGAGGGCCTTAAAGAATATGGCTAATTTACCCGTGTGGATGCAAGTGGATGCGCAGCAAAAAACGATTACCATCGATATGGGTAAGACACCAAAGATGCAGGGCGTGCAGTTTAAGGCTGTGAAAATTAACCCCGAGAAAAATCAATTTGTCTTTAAGGGAGGCTTTGAATAA
- a CDS encoding GDSL-type esterase/lipase family protein has protein sequence MGKYYFKIGLILMSLMLTMQGSPALAAENIPRADRKKTVRIVAVGDSLTEGVGDTTNQQGYTKRIARSLKKQFKTTKFKTANYGKAGDRSDQILQRVQLNAAAVKDIKRADVVLLTVGGNDLQQTLFTAIFAQSKSQINHKVAKSLPTYSNKLTKLVKYIRKNNADASIFIFGNYNPLYVYFANRTDLNIAVKQYNAVNLAKAALETNMYYVSTFKRLTYGQYQTTAARAKLVKVAKSANRGSVKNKLVEEALTEKDHEKNAYITTLDHYHPNDKGYDAMTKLLKIKMVAHQEGWLQK, from the coding sequence ATGGGTAAATATTATTTCAAAATAGGGCTCATCTTGATGAGTTTGATGTTGACGATGCAAGGGTCACCCGCGTTGGCTGCTGAGAATATTCCCCGCGCTGACCGTAAAAAAACGGTTCGCATCGTGGCTGTCGGCGATTCATTGACTGAAGGGGTTGGGGATACCACTAATCAGCAAGGCTATACCAAGCGTATCGCGCGAAGTCTCAAGAAGCAGTTTAAGACGACAAAGTTTAAAACGGCCAACTATGGCAAGGCTGGTGATCGTTCTGACCAGATTTTACAGCGTGTGCAGCTGAATGCTGCTGCCGTCAAAGATATCAAACGGGCTGACGTCGTTCTATTGACAGTGGGTGGCAATGATCTGCAACAAACCTTATTTACGGCGATCTTTGCGCAATCAAAAAGCCAAATTAACCACAAGGTTGCCAAGAGTTTACCAACTTACTCAAATAAATTAACCAAATTAGTGAAATATATTCGTAAAAACAATGCTGATGCTAGCATTTTTATCTTTGGTAATTACAACCCCTTATATGTCTATTTTGCAAATCGAACTGATTTAAATATCGCAGTCAAGCAATATAATGCGGTCAATCTGGCCAAGGCAGCGCTTGAAACCAATATGTATTATGTCTCGACTTTCAAACGGTTAACCTATGGTCAATATCAGACGACTGCTGCGAGGGCGAAACTCGTCAAAGTAGCTAAATCAGCTAACCGTGGTTCAGTCAAAAATAAGCTGGTTGAAGAGGCCTTAACTGAGAAAGACCATGAAAAAAATGCCTACATTACCACATTGGATCACTATCATCCTAATGATAAGGGGTATGATGCCATGACGAAGTTGTTGAAAATAAAGATGGTGGCACATCAGGAAGGTTGGCTACAAAAGTAA